The genomic DNA CTGTGTaccggaaaggaaaaatggcCTTCGGTCGCCCAGAAGTGGCACTCACGTGAGCTcgctcgtaaaaaaaaaagacaagccGAAGCCACCACCGGTGACCGACCGGATGTACGGACACGAGGACACAGTTCGATTGCATCCGATCGGTAATCGGCGGATGCAGTAAATAATGCGATTATACAGCGACTGGGTGTTTGTCATCCACGGCATCGAAATACCAGCTTGATGCGCGGCAGGAAGGATGCCTTCTGGTAATGCCCATTAACGATGTTTACGATACTTCCGGTCAGCGACGGAACGGATCGTCGGATCGGCCCATTTACGGAACCGTTTAGCGTTGCCAGCTCGGACGATGGGTACGATTTATGGGGTTTTAATTgggtctcttttttttcgatcgaAAAGTGGATTAAAAAAGTAAAGGAATTGTGGTGGAAGGAAAGCCTAAGCCGAGCTTGCTTAAACTTCCTTTTGAAGCGATAAATGCTTGaacgaagagagagaaaaaggtgCTTCTTTTGTATCGGAGAATTAATGTCCCCACTCATGACTGTTTGCGCTATAtactaaattaaattataatattATGCTTTCAAATTTCACAAGGAAATTCGTCTAGACCAGTTCTGATGTGcataaaaagaagagaaaatggcACTAACAACGAGTACCTAACTCACATAAAAATTTACTCAGTCGAATACTACTAGCGCCTTTAAGTATGCAATAGGCATCACTTAAGGAAGTTTATAGAGATTGTGAGGATTATGATATGATGCATGATGAGACGGGTTTCCTTCAAATTTTAATGTTAATTTATCACTTTAACAACTTTAATTTAAAGTTGAGCGTTAAAATAATTGGTTAGTCAATACAGTGCTTAACACAACTTTACAAACTCTTATTTTTTTGGGATttaaattggaaaataaaGATAAAACGAAATTATTTTAAGGCACACTTAATCAATTGCAAAAATCATTCCAAAACTTATACCTTGCTTAAAACGACCTTTAAAAAAGgtaataaattgtttaaattttttaaacgtCTTTGGCCCAGGTTTTTGATCggcaatcgatttttttttaatttgatgtttaatatttgttttaatcaCATTCTTTAAATTCTTATTTTGATTTACTTCTTTGCTACATGTACAACCTTTCAAAATGAATAAGTAAATTGCGTGTCGAATAGTCAGTATGATCCAATGAATGAagttttttaaagattttttaagACTTTGTTTAATCTAAAGAAATCCGTTCGTATAGCTATGCTAGGCACTGTACATCAAATTGGCGCTTCATTCTTAGGGTGTTCCAACTAGATATAAAGTAAGTAAATCCCCttaagtaagtaaataaaatcattttcctACATACCCAGGCAGTGATCGTAGTGCTGCAACGGGATAGAacgctgctggcagcagtgccGTATTCCACGGCGGAAAAAGCAATGGCGACCAGGTCAGGACCGGTGCCGTTGCCGTCGGACCCGCCATAACCGTGGGTCCTTCCGGCAGTACGGTTTGAGTTGGGCTGGATGCCGCGTCACTGGGACTGGCGGGTGCTGCTCCCGCTACCGAACCGTTCCCGACCGTGTTCGGCGCAGATCGGACCGGGGGTGACTGGGGCGATGACTGTGGGTCCACCGTTCCGCTAGACGAGGGCGAACGACTCGATCGTCCACCGGTGGCGTTTGCCACGGGTTCGTTCTTATCGGTGGCCACTTTGAACGCTGGTTGGTAACTGTTGTCACTTGGAAActgggggtttttcttttctctctctcgttatTTTGCTTACAAAAACACGGGTGAAATGTATTTTCAACACTTTTTCACTGCATCGGTTGGCAAACACTTGGCAAGTCGAATCGTTCCAACCATTAATTGTGATTCAAAATTTCAAAGCACACACTCTTCACAACTTTTGCACCCACAGAAAACGCTCGTGGGGATAGGAAAGGAAAACCGCCCCAATTCAGCAAGATGTCCACCGCAAAACATTAACGCGCACACATTCACATacgaaaaacaaccgaaccgTGCGCAGAGCATTGACGTCCGTCCGTGGCTGAAGCTGTGCTTGACTGTAACTAAATTATGTTTTCACTTGAGAAGGTAAGTGCccactcgtcgtcgtcgtcgttgcacGGGCACTCGAAATCCAGCAAAACAGGGCACCAAAGGGACGGCACGACAATGGAAAAACGGAGCCCTTGTGCTAGCTCTCTTTCGTGCTgcgggtgtgcgtgtgcgcaCCACACCGCTCTGTCTCGCTCGCCCAAATTCTGAGCGTCTGCATTGGCCCTAGCCGAGAAGAAAACTTCGGCGAGGAGGGAAAAAACCGTCCAGGCGACACATTAAGTCCTTTTGTgccacacagagacacacacagccaTACACGGCACTTCAATCGGGACCCGAGAGCGCGCATCCGCTTTTCAAGCACACCGCCACGCTGAGAGCCCTCACCACTCAGCGcgtaaaaatggaaaatctcTAAACAAACGCCAAAGGATGAGAGGAGATCctgtgagtatgtgtgtgtgtttttgttttccttttcggttCTCTCGTTTCGAGTACGCTGCTCGTGACGGTAGGGCGTGGCTACGCGAGCTCGATGGTGAAGCCATTTTGTATCACGCCATCACGCTCTCACGCTCTcacgctctctcactctcgcctCACGGTGCAATGCGCGTTCTGCTCCACTCGCATGCGTCGCCAAGGGTTTCGGACGGTAAGGACGGTTTCAAGGATCATCATCCCTTAAAAGTCCTCTTCGCTTGGAGCCCTCGAACCCTGAGAGTACTGAGCGGCGAGAAGCGTGCGACCACTCGACACGGGACCACTCTGggtataaaaaagaaaagaaaacaggacctcatgaatgtgtgcgtgtgtgtgtgtgtgcgtcggtTACTCTATTTTATGCATTCGAGTAACCCCGTCCAACAGCACGCATGGCCTACTCCAAAGGAAAACTCCAGCAGAGTACATGAGCAGAGTTTTTGCTCTGAAGTTGCCAACTTTGGGAGCAAAATGACGTTGCCGAGCGTACAACAATGTGCACCGTGTTAAGTATTATATCgttggagagaaaaaaacgtaTATGGCGGCCACCCTTCTATCCCAGTCTCCTTGTACTTCAAACCCCTCGAGAAGCCATTTTTGGCATTAAAGTACTTTAGATTAAGCATGCCATGCCACAGTGGAGGACGTACAGGATCACGCAGGGAAAAATCACTATACTGAAACTCAATTAAGCGTCTCCCTTTTGTTCGGCATGGATTGCATGTCCTGAAACATCTGAAACTGAAAGGGGAGGTACGCTGGGGCTGCCATTGTATATTGTAGCTCTTTTATAAGGGACCTATAAAAGTCGTGTCATTGTCATCGATCGATACCGGAGCTCCACAGAGAGGGAGCAAACAATAGTTAGTATATTGCGTTTACTTAACCACCGACCATCCTTCCCGGCAATACAACGCTCCCCGAGGGATCGATAATGGCGTTGTTGGCGAGATGGACGCCGGTGTATAATGGCGTTATTTCGTTATTTACGTGTCTCTTGCGGTAAACTTGTGTCATGGAGTAAATATATGTACAACCAACTCTATTCTCGGCGGCCGAGTTCACTAAGCAAAGGGGGGGCTATTAGAGTGGAAGTAAAATTGATAAACGACGGACAAGCTAATGAGACAACAGGACAATCACGGGCGGGACATAACAATGATAGGACTCGGACTCGCAGCCATCGCAATCGTTGGGCTGACATGATGGAGCGTGTTCGGCGTGGAGTTGTTAGAGATAATGAAGAAATCCATTCCGGTGTTGCAGTCCGATCGGCTAAGGACACAGAACGGCTCATCAATCCATGCTCCACTCTATCGATAAGAGATAATTGATGGTTTGGGGTTGAGCTGGCAGGTTCCCCGCTATTGTGCCGTGCGTTGGGGTCACTTTGATGAAGTGGAGCTTTCGAATGAAAGGGTACGATTGTGACATACACGCGAGGTTTGTCGATTAATGTACGCAGATAGTGAGGCCACTCTTTTGAAGGTAAACTGTTTGCTTAAGCTATGTCAATTGGAAGGACCCTCGGTGGCCGTTGAGAACCTTCGGGAGTTGTAAAGTAAGGATAATATATCAGGAACTTCAAATACAGCTTGTGATGCGTTCCAGGCAATATTTATTACTAATCTTGCACGCCTCTTTCTCTGGGTGCgtcccgtttttgtttgtcctgAAGATATCTGTAAGTTGATTTAAGGAGATATTCTTGTTTTTCGCATCCAGCGCATCTTCAAACCGAGGGTCTCTTGCCTTTCATGCGAAAAAGGTGTCGCCAGAAGACGACTGTCCCTCCTGAGCAACTGCATCTGTTGCATCGGTAGCTGAGGGTAATTGATTGCACCCGGTGATCAGCAATTTTACGCCCTACCGAATGACTCTGCGATAGGTTTCGCCAGTCTTCCGTCACCGATCGTCCACACTGACTGTGGCTTACCGGTAACGCCTCAAAGGTCAATCCGAGTGTCTTTACCTTGTCATTGCTTTTTGGGTACCGCAAAGAAGTCGACGTCCCCTGGCTCGGGGACGAACTTTCACGGGATGACttccgaacaaaacaaaacaaaaaaatcttcaaagtCGCTGCATTGTATCCTCCCTTTTCGGAAGAATTCCGTAGGAAGAGAAACCTTTATGTCCGGTTTCGGGTGTGTGTCTCATCAATTACATCATCCGAACAGATCCGGTTGCATCTCACGCATGTAAGAAGGTAACAATAAACGACAACTGGAcagaagaacgaaaaaaaaaactagctgGATAGACCGGAACCATAAAGAGAGGACAACATTGTGTGAGCCTTCTTAACAATTTGGAAAGCAGGAAGAGAGCAAAAGAGTTCCGAACTCCACTGAACGAAGGCGGTGTTCTTGTCTGGTTCTAACAAAGGCTAGTGGGCAAAAAACGGAACGCAGCAGGAACTTCATTGCACCGAGAGGTTCGTTGCATCGTTTCCATTGAGGAGGttccggattttttttatttattgcaccATGCACAGCGTCCACCCGGTGATCCAATGGGATGGAATGGATTGAACATTCCAATGGACTTTTTGGGTACGGACAATGGTggccgtcgtcgttgtcggtAGGAAAGCTTCGGATTTGAAGCCGTACCGGAAGGAAGCACATTAGAAATGGGTAGCATAAAAGGTGCTTCTTTGAGGGATTCTGGTACACACGAGCAAGGAGCCTCAAATCACATCGGCCGTGACCGACGTTGCTAGGCAACGACGGAGTAGCGAAGAGCGTTTCAGCGGCTACTGCCTAGGCGGGTGTTACGAAGGAAGCgttcgaatcgatcgattatTAGAAAGGAAATGATCATTTATCGGGTCATGATGGGAATGAAGGGGAACACATTAAACGTTCTGTGCCGCGTGACCGATTTGGTGGAAGTCATTTTGGAGTCTGCAAGATATCCTTTGCTTTCACCAAAGTTTGGACAGCTTGCGTTGGGATCTCTCTGTTTTTGGTATAGGAAATTAACACAATAAacctttacacacacacacgtaaaaaaatggaaaccgaATGTCCTGTTGGTaaacaaaaaccttttttGGACAAGAATAATGATTTGTTGGAAGTACAGCGTCCTATATCGGTAACTTCCTCTAAGGCATCTCTCTCGAAAAGCTCGAAAGGTCGTGCTCCAGCTTTCGATCGGAATTTCCATGGCTGATCTTTTTGATCGGTTCGATCGTTCGGTTCCAAAAATTTCCCCACTAATCCCGGTGCCTCGGCGGTGGGTAATCAGTACGGGACGCCACTTACACACGtccgcacacacaaaactacCCGGACCAACGCTGCCAAACGCGTTGTTTATCCGCATCGGAACCCCCTAACGCCTAAGTACCACCAGTATATACCTTAACCGAtctgccaaacaaaaaaaaaaaaaggggtaacGCGGGAAAGTACCGGCTTTCGAGAAGGCAAGGCAACGCAACCAGGGCTTGTTAATGAGCGAAAGTAAACAAAGCATAAACTTCTTAAGTTTCAGCTATCCGTGATGACCTCGGCACAAAAGGAGGCTGCAGATCGTGGGTCTGCGATCCTTTTCCAGGTGCCTCTCGTTAATGCGAAGGATTTTTACACCTTTACTGCATAATGAGTGTAGGATCTGCGGGGCAAAAGGATCGGTCGGAAGGACGGTTGCGAACGAGACGGTTCCGAGAGATGTCTGGACGAGCCAGACAGCTTGTCGTCAGTCGATCTGTCGATCGAATCGTACTGCAGCAACACGCAAAGATCGTCGTCCGAAAGCGGAGACACAGAAGGAGGCAAGAAATGGTTGTGCCTAGAACTGGTGCTGAAACACGAGAACTACCCGAGTTCAATGGCTTTCGGGCCAACCTGTACAAACATGAAGGTGATGCTTGTTTTTTGGAATTTCCACGCGACCGAATCTTTCCCCTGCAAAGCCGACGGGCATTTTCTTTTGCGTGATTTTAACGGATTCCTATTGCCGATGAATTTTTTTCCAGCTATAGATCCGTTATAGATACTTTTTCGGATCAGTGAATTAGAACAACCCGAATAAATTAACCACGTCGTGTGGACATGCTGCTAGGAGGCATCAGGAAGTTGAACCCTAGAGTAATCCAACCAAAACGCTGGACCACTGTGTTCTACGAAATTCGAAGGGAAATACCCGCTCAGGAACGGGAggggacaaacaaaaacaggagACGGACAGGGATAACCCTTTTGCAAGTGATATTGGCCTGCGGGCGGGTATTTGTTGGTCATCGATCCGATTCAATTTCGTTGAGTGCCTTTGCACGTGACCACGGTTCGTTGGATATTGACGCGAAATCGTAAACGACTCTGACGGTGTTACAGTACATTTAACACATCggggtatttttttgttttgttttatgttgatttattttatttggttttgatttattaagatcactttccatttttttttctttattttacgGGATTTTTATTACTTTCGTAACTTCTTctaatttcttatttttcacatttaattaattttttcttattaaatattatttctatttaatttatatAATAAAATCTTTAATTTCTCcataaaaatttattctataaatttttattgttatttttataactttttaattttttaaaatatttctccTTTTGGTTTTTGAGTTTGCttctttgaaaataatttcatattttgtttctttattttacattAATCTTTTTGATATTGGTTTTGATAATTtatcttgttttattttcaacaaaaaaacgatttttgttcaatttttaaattttttgttttatagtaagtttgccttcttcttttctgCTCTGATACCTCTTTTTAAACTTACTTCCATATTTCTACATATATATGTTAAGTATTGCTATTTATgatattttattgtttgaatTCTTACCGTTTATCTGTTATTCTGTTTATCCTTCCACAAGTTTATTTTCAtctcgttttattttttataactttttGTAACTCttattttttgcaattttcttggaatttatttttattttttcgttgttttatttaatgatATAGCATTTTCTTAAACAAAGTGACAATTTCTTctctttatttatgttttatacTGCTCTTCTTACTTGTCTCTTAATAACCTCCCTTAACCGTTACAACAAACTACAGCCAAATCTAGAGGCGTTGTTCAACTTCTTCCTTTACAAGATAAACGACAACTTCCCGCGTTGTCCCTTGCTTTTCGCAATCATTCAGTACGGGCTGACAAATTGGGCTCGGCTTCTGTTGACTATTGTTGCGCATTTCTACAAACCCCACCATATCCCACCAGGGACAAGGGAAAGCATCAAACCAACGTGTGACCCAGGGCCGTCAAAGTCGCGCAACCGAGCAAAGCTGGACAAACAAAAGCGACCGAAAGGTGTCGGAGGAGGGATCTCCCTTTACCGGGCCGAAATGGTTGTAAGGTCTCAGTTCTCGGCCAGAAATATCTTGCCGGTGATCGGCCGTTTATTGTTGCGCCGGCAATTACAACAGGGAAAACATGTGACGGAATACAAGGGGGGGTTTCTTGTGCTCCCGGGAGAGAAATGATCTTCCGACGGTGGGATAATAACCGGCCatggtgtgtgtttgcggcTGTGTATTGTGTGTTAAAGTTTGGGTTTGATTGGCATTTGTGGAAGGTTAGTTTTGTCAGCTAAAATCGGGCGTGTAATGCTCAATAGGTACATTTCTTTCACACACTTAAATAAGCTTTACAATTTGGAGATTTTGATTCCAGTAGAAACAAATGACTGTTATCTTCTAGAAATCATCATACGAACTAGAGAGCAAATTTAAATAGCTAATAGTTATTACACTTCTCGAACAAATTCCAAAATCTCCTTAGTTCAATCCCAATCTTCATCTCGATTGATGATCCGAGACGAATCGTTAAATGGCCGTAAGATAAACAGAAACTTCCCCCAACGTTTAAACcccaaaccaaacaccaacAGTGTGTACGACTAACATCTGACAGGCCCGTGCTGTCAGTTAGCGTCGCCATGGCTACCGGATGCACCGCGTGGATAGTTAACTTTATTAGCCCAGTGTTGCTGCCTGGGGTAGGATTACAAATCTCCCCTTCGCCTTATCTTATCGGCTTGTTCTTACACCGATACGCTGTTTATTGTGTTTCGATAGCAATTTAGCGACACGGTACCGTGCTCCCGCTGAGTGTGCCGACCATTAACTCCTACAAGTATGCATGTGTCAACCAGCACCGAATGTCGTCCTGCTAGCATGGGGAGGGGGAAAGAAGCCAAACACGGTCCCGTGCCAGCAAATTGTAATCCtatgaaaattgatttccGGCACATTGTTTACACCTTCCCGGCAGACTTAGCTCCTCTTTAGCAAATAGCAGCAAAACGGCTTAAAGTTTGCTCTCTTGCCCTCTATCCCTATCTTCATCAAAAGGGAgtaaatgtaaattaatttaaggGCAAAATGTACTTGCGTTAGAATTCTTATAAACCACACATAATATCCCTGAAactacccttttttttttcgttagctCTAGGCTTACGGCCAGCGATGACGTTTGAGTTTTGATTCGGTTCCTGGCAGCTACTACTGCGTGCAGAGGGCGCTTCCCGCACACTGGGCGCACTGTTGACGCGGACGAGATTTCTCAGCCGGCGGAGACATAATGAAGATTAATTGCGCTCAAAATTAAACCACCGAAGAAGGCGGTGTGCGGAACCGGAAAAAGACAGGGGTGAAAAAATGgatcgtcctttttttttgccctgcCCAGGGggtgaaaagtgaaagtgTACTGAATGAAGTTGTTCCCTAAAAGGATAATATTAtagcaaccaacaaaaaatcctcatCAGTTTTTATGGGCAATTTTAAAACGCCCACCATCCAAAACCATATTCTTCGCGccatcgctctctctctctctctctctctctctctctctctctctctctttcggagGGTTAATCGTGATTTAGCGTAGTACTACCGCACCGCCGGGTCCACCAGGATTGGATTATCCGTTTTTGATTGATTCCCGGAGCCTTGGGTCTTGGAACGCTTTCTTCCTTCCGCCCCGGGTGTTCCTGCTCGAAGGAGCAGCGATTCATCATCTTTAAGCTATTATTACCCGTTTTTATGCGCTGAATCTGTCCCATTTTGTGCGGTTCTGGTGGTCCCATCAACAGCGCCGTCCAGATTTAGATTGATTgctccctcgctctctctttcttcgaGCTGAATGTAATTAAATGTTATGAACAAACGAATCGGTGCCTATTAAATGAGCAATAAAATACATTTGTCATTGTTTACACTGGCCGCACTAAAGGGTGagaaatggtttgattttaaatCGTTAATCTTTTGTAACGATATAAAAATGGcaaataaaattttgtttaCACGTAACCATTTACAATTCAGCCCACATAGAGTGCGCGTCAATCCCACAGTTCATCTCCAATGGCAACGCGTGCTCGGTAGCCAATGGCGACTGGAATTGGTGAAGGTAAACAACGCATTTTTCGCTTGTTCAAAAGGAAATACATTCAATCACACACGCGTTTTTCATCCCCAATTGTATCCCACTAAACAGCCCTTTAATTTTTTGCAGATGAACATTACCACGAAGACGGGGCTGATCGCTTCCCCCCGGAAGCGGATCGTGCGCCCGAAGAAAGAGTTCGATCCGGCCGTGCTGGCACCGTGTGCCATCACGCGCCAGGTCCCGTTGGCGCTGCGACCCTTCGGCGGTTTGTACAACCCCTACTCGAAAGGCTGCTCGGTGCTGTGCAATCATCCGGCGGCCCAGGAGGTGAAAAATGTGGTCCGTCTGGCAAAGGACGCCTGGATCACGGAGGCCAAGGTGGCTAATTTGCACGggcatggtggtggtggtggtggtggtggaccggcGGGCACGGCCACAGCGGCCCTGATGGATCGTGCCGGTGCGACGTTGGTCGATGCGGACGGCAAGGCGCGGCCGGGCGACGGCACCGAACTGCCGGACCACGTGCCGGAGGAGTTTTTTCGCCGCTACACGGACACGGATTCGAGACCGCTGACGCCGACACCGACGGTGGCCAGCGGACGAACGCGTGTCAGTGTGGGCGGTTCGCATCTGGCGCGCCGGTGCGTCACGCCGGAACCGCAGACCGCCAACGGGCAGGAGCGCAAGCAGCTGATACTGGACCTGCGCCGCAGCCACAGCCAGGAGACGCTCTACTGGAACGCGTCTTCCGAGCTGAGCCCGAGCCAGCTGCACgacggcggtggtggtggtggtggtggcggaggcGGCCTCGCGCTCGGGTACGGCGGTACCGGCGAACGGGGAGCGACCGGACCAACGGGCGTTGGTGGGGGAGCAGGTGGGGCCGCAGCCCAGTCGGCCGTCGCGGACGATACCGGACGGAGTGCGGGAGTCGGCGGCGCGGACGAGATGAAGCTGCTGCGTGGGGAATCCGATACCGAGCCCGGCTCTGGTGGCCGAGCGCCGCCCCAACCGATGACCTGTATCAACGCGATGGACGATGGGGAGGAGGACCCACCGAGGCGGCGCGGTAAGCGGCGCAAAAAGTCCAAGCAGCTCACGCAAACGATCAGCTTCGTGCCGAACCAGGATCCGGAAACGCAGATCGCTAAAATTGACCCGGACTCGCCGAACTACTCCGCCCGTCCGTCGCTGGTGCCGACGGGGAAGAATCTGCTCTGCCTGGCGCAGGACCTCACACCTCCGGCCGGTTTCGGTGCGGGTGGCACTCAGGATGGGGTGGGGCAGCCCGCCGAGGAGGATTGCTTTCTGGACGATGAGTCGCTGGGGTTGCTACGCCGCGGTCTGAACATTGACATCGTGGAGATGATCTTCGAGCGTTATGTCAGTGGAATCGATCAGCCGGAGGAGGAAGGCGTCCATTAGACAACTAATAGGAACTTTGCTTGCGCTTTGCAGAAAGGACGCGCAATTCGGGAAGCCTTCCGGACGGCGACGATGGACAAGCTTAACTTTCAAACCGAAGCCGTCCGAACGCTGCAACGGTCGGCGAAGCAGCTCAGTGACGTTGACTACGAGAAGTGGATTGATCTACCCCGGAAGTACTCCAGATCTTCGGCCCGGTTTGAGCTGCCAATTGATACCCGCAAACTAACCCGTATTGTATCGTGATGGGAATCTTGCTTTCCCTCATTCCTCAAGCAGATTTTCCAACCAAATGAGGCCTTGTTCCATGGAATCCCCCTGCTAACTTAGCTAAATTGTTTCTGCTTGCAGGTATGACCCCGATCGAGTATCTCCACGATTACGTTGTGCTGAGCGATGACCGGAAGCAGCTCTACCATCGGATCTTCGCGCGCAATCTACCCCGAGAGGAACCGAAAGCGTCCGGTGTGCTGGAAAGCATTGACAGTGACTCACTGCCCGAAACGGAAACGGGACCGATCGAGGTAGATAGCACGCGGAATCTGTTGGCGGACGTGACGCGCTACATTCCGATGGACTGTTTCGATAAGGCGCTCCACGAAGCACTCGGTTTTCACGGAACACCGGAACGGATAGCGGCCATTCGGGAGCTGTTGGAGCTGAACTACGATCCATTCAACGAGCTGCACATAGACTTCCGCACGTGGTGCGGAATAGTGGCGTTCTCGGAACGCTTCATCAATACGCTTGACCGcgagcaggacccttgtgacGAGGTTCGCAAGTCCTTTCTGCTTTGGGAAATCTAATTTCTATCGCTCTACTTTTGtgtcctttcccttttttgcagCTCGAAATGGTGGATTTTGAATCGCTGGAAAGACGGGTCCGGTGGGCTCGACCGTCCGAAAGCCTCTGCCAAGTCTTGCAAATCATTAAATACCATTAAGCGAAAGGGTTGTTTGGGCTTACGGAGGATTTTCGCGCCAGTTGTGTTTGCCCAATCGATTAAACAAAGGGCAGCGGGGAAACAAGTGTCAGGGACGTGCCTTCTGGGTAAAGGGACTAGCTTAACTTCTAACCGCACCCAGCGAGATCTGATTGTTTAGGACTGATGCCGGGTTTCCGGGTTCGCCTGCAGGCTGTGTCCCGAAAGGATCAACGCTTAACCCGCTCAAAGGACTCTTAATTAATCACGCTAAAGTGTAGAGTATCATAGCCGATGCTGCCCttaggtgtgtttgtgcataTGGTGGAGGCTGTTGGCCTTATTTGGGACAAGATTGGTGTGGTTGTCGATACTGAAGCCAGTGAGTGTGATTAAAAAGCAAGTTAATTCCCTTAAACCACTAAGTTTAAGGTAAAGCGCTGAGTTAGAGGCGCGCTATTAACAATTTAAAGTCTTTTAAGATACCATTTCGTATTCACTAATATTGTTAGCTCTTTAGTGTCCCGGTAATGTCCTTCAACAACCACTGGGCTTTGCTGGAACAACCCATTAATAACTAAAGGGGGAAATGGTTGGATGATGTACATCCAAAGCCTTCATCGTCTAGAACAATCAGAGAGGATCTTCACGAGTGCTTGAATGCTCCCGCACTAAACCTGGCAGAATGTGGTGAACTATACACAACTTTTAAAGGTAAAGAAACGTAGTTTTGACAGTCTGGATCGATCACATACAAGAGATGCTGGACCAGCAACAAAGCCACAGTAGCAGAACAGAGCTACATTAGAACAGCTGCTAGACGAAGACATCGGGGCTATCAAGGAACGCTGGACGAAAGGCTACCAAGAAATGGATGCAACAAATCAACTGGCATCGATGAGCTTCTCGGAggttttcttcaatttctgGTAAGCAAGGCTTCCGACAGCAAACAATTACTAAAGGACTTTAAGCCCTTCACGGTTTTGAATGCTGCCTACAGGATTTCTTCTCCAAAAACTCTCTGTTCTGTTCTCGCGATCCTTACTACAGATTTCATCGGTTGCTACCAAACTTGTCTGAAATGAGACCTACAGTTGAGGTTGAGGCAGTAAGGTGAGTTAAGGACCACAATGGACCGAATGCAGTGCAAGATGGAAGTATCAAACATGTTGTTGGAGCCAATTCAGTGCAGTGCTCTACAAGGAATCATTAAGCATCGGCGTCGACATCACACAGCACAGAATTCCACGAGTTTCTCTCGGACTTAAAAATTACTTAGCTTCGCGGATGACATCGACAATATTCGGCAT from Anopheles stephensi strain Indian chromosome 2, UCI_ANSTEP_V1.0, whole genome shotgun sequence includes the following:
- the LOC118503871 gene encoding uncharacterized protein LOC118503871 isoform X1, with the translated sequence MSNKIHLSLFTLAALKGEKWFDFKSLIFCNDIKMANKILFTRNHLQFSPHRVRVNPTVHLQWQRVLGSQWRLELVKMNITTKTGLIASPRKRIVRPKKEFDPAVLAPCAITRQVPLALRPFGGLYNPYSKGCSVLCNHPAAQEVKNVVRLAKDAWITEAKVANLHGHGGGGGGGGPAGTATAALMDRAGATLVDADGKARPGDGTELPDHVPEEFFRRYTDTDSRPLTPTPTVASGRTRVSVGGSHLARRCVTPEPQTANGQERKQLILDLRRSHSQETLYWNASSELSPSQLHDGGGGGGGGGGGLALGYGGTGERGATGPTGVGGGAGGAAAQSAVADDTGRSAGVGGADEMKLLRGESDTEPGSGGRAPPQPMTCINAMDDGEEDPPRRRGKRRKKSKQLTQTISFVPNQDPETQIAKIDPDSPNYSARPSLVPTGKNLLCLAQDLTPPAGFGAGGTQDGVGQPAEEDCFLDDESLGLLRRGLNIDIVEMIFERYKGRAIREAFRTATMDKLNFQTEAVRTLQRSAKQLSDVDYEKWIDLPRKYSRSSARFELPIDTRKLTRMTPIEYLHDYVVLSDDRKQLYHRIFARNLPREEPKASGVLESIDSDSLPETETGPIEVDSTRNLLADVTRYIPMDCFDKALHEALGFHGTPERIAAIRELLELNYDPFNELHIDFRTWCGIVAFSERFINTLDREQDPCDELEMVDFESLERRVRWARPSESLCQVLQIIKYH
- the LOC118503871 gene encoding uncharacterized protein LOC118503871 isoform X2 produces the protein MATGIGMNITTKTGLIASPRKRIVRPKKEFDPAVLAPCAITRQVPLALRPFGGLYNPYSKGCSVLCNHPAAQEVKNVVRLAKDAWITEAKVANLHGHGGGGGGGGPAGTATAALMDRAGATLVDADGKARPGDGTELPDHVPEEFFRRYTDTDSRPLTPTPTVASGRTRVSVGGSHLARRCVTPEPQTANGQERKQLILDLRRSHSQETLYWNASSELSPSQLHDGGGGGGGGGGGLALGYGGTGERGATGPTGVGGGAGGAAAQSAVADDTGRSAGVGGADEMKLLRGESDTEPGSGGRAPPQPMTCINAMDDGEEDPPRRRGKRRKKSKQLTQTISFVPNQDPETQIAKIDPDSPNYSARPSLVPTGKNLLCLAQDLTPPAGFGAGGTQDGVGQPAEEDCFLDDESLGLLRRGLNIDIVEMIFERYKGRAIREAFRTATMDKLNFQTEAVRTLQRSAKQLSDVDYEKWIDLPRKYSRSSARFELPIDTRKLTRMTPIEYLHDYVVLSDDRKQLYHRIFARNLPREEPKASGVLESIDSDSLPETETGPIEVDSTRNLLADVTRYIPMDCFDKALHEALGFHGTPERIAAIRELLELNYDPFNELHIDFRTWCGIVAFSERFINTLDREQDPCDELEMVDFESLERRVRWARPSESLCQVLQIIKYH
- the LOC118503871 gene encoding uncharacterized protein LOC118503871 isoform X3; this encodes MNITTKTGLIASPRKRIVRPKKEFDPAVLAPCAITRQVPLALRPFGGLYNPYSKGCSVLCNHPAAQEVKNVVRLAKDAWITEAKVANLHGHGGGGGGGGPAGTATAALMDRAGATLVDADGKARPGDGTELPDHVPEEFFRRYTDTDSRPLTPTPTVASGRTRVSVGGSHLARRCVTPEPQTANGQERKQLILDLRRSHSQETLYWNASSELSPSQLHDGGGGGGGGGGGLALGYGGTGERGATGPTGVGGGAGGAAAQSAVADDTGRSAGVGGADEMKLLRGESDTEPGSGGRAPPQPMTCINAMDDGEEDPPRRRGKRRKKSKQLTQTISFVPNQDPETQIAKIDPDSPNYSARPSLVPTGKNLLCLAQDLTPPAGFGAGGTQDGVGQPAEEDCFLDDESLGLLRRGLNIDIVEMIFERYKGRAIREAFRTATMDKLNFQTEAVRTLQRSAKQLSDVDYEKWIDLPRKYSRSSARFELPIDTRKLTRMTPIEYLHDYVVLSDDRKQLYHRIFARNLPREEPKASGVLESIDSDSLPETETGPIEVDSTRNLLADVTRYIPMDCFDKALHEALGFHGTPERIAAIRELLELNYDPFNELHIDFRTWCGIVAFSERFINTLDREQDPCDELEMVDFESLERRVRWARPSESLCQVLQIIKYH